From one Xyrauchen texanus isolate HMW12.3.18 chromosome 17, RBS_HiC_50CHRs, whole genome shotgun sequence genomic stretch:
- the LOC127657559 gene encoding RUN domain-containing protein 3B-like isoform X1 — protein MASLNLGFNGARKRAAARIRSIERRNLITVCRFSVKTLIDRLCFETIDDTSAEFINFVSILEHILSHRLKGQVSWFGYESTRGFWDYIRVACGNVPHSCIHSIENMENVRSSKAKGRAWIRVALMEKRLSEYISAALRDFKTTRRFYEEGAVVLGEEAGHLADTLIGLNAIDFSFCLKGEGLDESCPIVIDYTPYLKFTQTRSGSISSDEEEMRTLGSSGSEAGTPESHMAACLMADQKSWFSKSKRIDQKYRVVLEQKGYLEELVRLREAQISEFVSQNKSLMQRLTDTEISHKLEKEQLEFIILELQDQLTVLKNHDQRSRQELTSHLTNQWPSPSALDTNAVALDTLLYMKRTGPWEEKSFQSLEQMSADMSLSQMSLDPAQLNTHSLDGKAGLTHWHKEGKEDTPSLRGLCGSLTSMASYKSLASLKSSEYLASPTPDMTSPGLTPS, from the exons GTTTTCAGTGAAGACTCTCATTGATCGCTTGTGTTTTGAGACAATAGACGACACATCTGCTGAGTTCATCAACTTTGTCTCCATTCTGGAACATATTCTGAGCCATAGACTGAAAG GTCAGGTCAGTTGGTTTGGCTATGAAAGCACACGCGGTTTCTGGGATTACATACGTGTGGCGTGTGGTAACGTCCCGCACAGCTGCATCCACAGTATTGAGAACATGGAGAATGTCCGCAGTTCTAAAGCAAAG ggtcgTGCCTGGATAAGAGTAGCGTTAATGGAGAAACGTTTGTCTGAATACATCTCTGCAGCATTAAGAGACTTCAAAACTACAAG GAGGTTTTATGAGGAGGGGGCAGTAGTTCTGGGGGAGGAGGCAGGTCATCTGGCTGACACTCTGATTGGCCTGAATGCCATTGACTTCAG TTTCTGTCTGAAGGGGGAGGGGCTTGACGAGAGCTGTCCTATCGTCATTGACTATACACCGTACCTTAAATTCACACAAAC taGGTCTGGCAGCATCAGCAGTGATGAAGAGGAAATGAGAACGCTGGGCAGCAGTGGCAGTGAAGCAGGCACGCCTGAGTCTCACATGGCCGCCTGTCTGATGGCCGATCAGAAAAGCTGGTTCAGCAAGAGCAAGCGAATAGATCAGAAATACAGAGTCGTGCTGGAACAGAAG GGTTATCTGGAGGAGTTGGTGCGTTTGAGGGAAGCTCAGATCTCTGAATTTGTCTCTCAGAATAAATCTCTCATGCAACGACTCACAGACACTGAAATCAGCCACAAACTGGAGAAAGAGCAGCTGGAGTTCATCATACTGGAGCTACAGGATCAACT AACAGTGTTGAAGAACCATGACCAGCGCTCCAGACAGGAGCTTACCTCTCACCTGACAAATCAATGGCCCTCACCTTCTGCCTTGGATACCAATGCAGTTGCCTTGGATACACTTCTGTACATGAAACGCACAGGACCATGGGAGGA GAAGAGCTTCCAGAGTTTGGAGCAGATGTCTGCTGATATGAGTCTCTCTCAGATGTCTCTCGATCCCGCACAACTGAACACACACAGTCTAGACGGCAAGGCAGGACTAACACACTGGCATAAAGAAG GGAAAGAAGATACTCCTTCGCTGAGGGGTTTGTGTGGATCATTGACCTCAATGGCCAGTTACAAATCTCTGGCCAGTCTGAAGTCCAGTGAGTATCTGGCCAGTCCAACACCAGACATGACCAGCCCAGGACTCACTCCGTCCTGA
- the LOC127657559 gene encoding RUN domain-containing protein 3B-like isoform X2: protein MASLNLGFNGARKRAAARIRSIERRNLITVCRFSVKTLIDRLCFETIDDTSAEFINFVSILEHILSHRLKGQVSWFGYESTRGFWDYIRVACGNVPHSCIHSIENMENVRSSKAKGRAWIRVALMEKRLSEYISAALRDFKTTRRFYEEGAVVLGEEAGHLADTLIGLNAIDFSFCLKGEGLDESCPIVIDYTPYLKFTQTRSGSISSDEEEMRTLGSSGSEAGTPESHMAACLMADQKSWFSKSKRIDQKYRVVLEQKNKSLMQRLTDTEISHKLEKEQLEFIILELQDQLTVLKNHDQRSRQELTSHLTNQWPSPSALDTNAVALDTLLYMKRTGPWEEKSFQSLEQMSADMSLSQMSLDPAQLNTHSLDGKAGLTHWHKEGKEDTPSLRGLCGSLTSMASYKSLASLKSSEYLASPTPDMTSPGLTPS, encoded by the exons GTTTTCAGTGAAGACTCTCATTGATCGCTTGTGTTTTGAGACAATAGACGACACATCTGCTGAGTTCATCAACTTTGTCTCCATTCTGGAACATATTCTGAGCCATAGACTGAAAG GTCAGGTCAGTTGGTTTGGCTATGAAAGCACACGCGGTTTCTGGGATTACATACGTGTGGCGTGTGGTAACGTCCCGCACAGCTGCATCCACAGTATTGAGAACATGGAGAATGTCCGCAGTTCTAAAGCAAAG ggtcgTGCCTGGATAAGAGTAGCGTTAATGGAGAAACGTTTGTCTGAATACATCTCTGCAGCATTAAGAGACTTCAAAACTACAAG GAGGTTTTATGAGGAGGGGGCAGTAGTTCTGGGGGAGGAGGCAGGTCATCTGGCTGACACTCTGATTGGCCTGAATGCCATTGACTTCAG TTTCTGTCTGAAGGGGGAGGGGCTTGACGAGAGCTGTCCTATCGTCATTGACTATACACCGTACCTTAAATTCACACAAAC taGGTCTGGCAGCATCAGCAGTGATGAAGAGGAAATGAGAACGCTGGGCAGCAGTGGCAGTGAAGCAGGCACGCCTGAGTCTCACATGGCCGCCTGTCTGATGGCCGATCAGAAAAGCTGGTTCAGCAAGAGCAAGCGAATAGATCAGAAATACAGAGTCGTGCTGGAACAGAAG AATAAATCTCTCATGCAACGACTCACAGACACTGAAATCAGCCACAAACTGGAGAAAGAGCAGCTGGAGTTCATCATACTGGAGCTACAGGATCAACT AACAGTGTTGAAGAACCATGACCAGCGCTCCAGACAGGAGCTTACCTCTCACCTGACAAATCAATGGCCCTCACCTTCTGCCTTGGATACCAATGCAGTTGCCTTGGATACACTTCTGTACATGAAACGCACAGGACCATGGGAGGA GAAGAGCTTCCAGAGTTTGGAGCAGATGTCTGCTGATATGAGTCTCTCTCAGATGTCTCTCGATCCCGCACAACTGAACACACACAGTCTAGACGGCAAGGCAGGACTAACACACTGGCATAAAGAAG GGAAAGAAGATACTCCTTCGCTGAGGGGTTTGTGTGGATCATTGACCTCAATGGCCAGTTACAAATCTCTGGCCAGTCTGAAGTCCAGTGAGTATCTGGCCAGTCCAACACCAGACATGACCAGCCCAGGACTCACTCCGTCCTGA
- the LOC127657559 gene encoding RUN domain-containing protein 3B-like isoform X3 produces the protein MENVRSSKAKGRAWIRVALMEKRLSEYISAALRDFKTTRRFYEEGAVVLGEEAGHLADTLIGLNAIDFSFCLKGEGLDESCPIVIDYTPYLKFTQTRSGSISSDEEEMRTLGSSGSEAGTPESHMAACLMADQKSWFSKSKRIDQKYRVVLEQKGYLEELVRLREAQISEFVSQNKSLMQRLTDTEISHKLEKEQLEFIILELQDQLTVLKNHDQRSRQELTSHLTNQWPSPSALDTNAVALDTLLYMKRTGPWEEKSFQSLEQMSADMSLSQMSLDPAQLNTHSLDGKAGLTHWHKEGKEDTPSLRGLCGSLTSMASYKSLASLKSSEYLASPTPDMTSPGLTPS, from the exons ATGGAGAATGTCCGCAGTTCTAAAGCAAAG ggtcgTGCCTGGATAAGAGTAGCGTTAATGGAGAAACGTTTGTCTGAATACATCTCTGCAGCATTAAGAGACTTCAAAACTACAAG GAGGTTTTATGAGGAGGGGGCAGTAGTTCTGGGGGAGGAGGCAGGTCATCTGGCTGACACTCTGATTGGCCTGAATGCCATTGACTTCAG TTTCTGTCTGAAGGGGGAGGGGCTTGACGAGAGCTGTCCTATCGTCATTGACTATACACCGTACCTTAAATTCACACAAAC taGGTCTGGCAGCATCAGCAGTGATGAAGAGGAAATGAGAACGCTGGGCAGCAGTGGCAGTGAAGCAGGCACGCCTGAGTCTCACATGGCCGCCTGTCTGATGGCCGATCAGAAAAGCTGGTTCAGCAAGAGCAAGCGAATAGATCAGAAATACAGAGTCGTGCTGGAACAGAAG GGTTATCTGGAGGAGTTGGTGCGTTTGAGGGAAGCTCAGATCTCTGAATTTGTCTCTCAGAATAAATCTCTCATGCAACGACTCACAGACACTGAAATCAGCCACAAACTGGAGAAAGAGCAGCTGGAGTTCATCATACTGGAGCTACAGGATCAACT AACAGTGTTGAAGAACCATGACCAGCGCTCCAGACAGGAGCTTACCTCTCACCTGACAAATCAATGGCCCTCACCTTCTGCCTTGGATACCAATGCAGTTGCCTTGGATACACTTCTGTACATGAAACGCACAGGACCATGGGAGGA GAAGAGCTTCCAGAGTTTGGAGCAGATGTCTGCTGATATGAGTCTCTCTCAGATGTCTCTCGATCCCGCACAACTGAACACACACAGTCTAGACGGCAAGGCAGGACTAACACACTGGCATAAAGAAG GGAAAGAAGATACTCCTTCGCTGAGGGGTTTGTGTGGATCATTGACCTCAATGGCCAGTTACAAATCTCTGGCCAGTCTGAAGTCCAGTGAGTATCTGGCCAGTCCAACACCAGACATGACCAGCCCAGGACTCACTCCGTCCTGA
- the LOC127658147 gene encoding probable mitochondrial glutathione transporter SLC25A40, protein MTSPKSYLEPTEAITPFQQMVASCSGAIITSLFVTPLDVVKIRLQAQKNPFPKGKCFVYCNGLMDHLCVCENGNGKAWYKASGHFSGTVDAFIKIIRREGVRSLWSGLPPTLVMAVPATMIYFTCYDQLCAALKVRMEDRSDLAPLLAGAIARVGSATVISPLELIRTKLQSEKQSYRQLSAVIWSSVHSEGWQSLWRGWGPTLLRDVPFSAMYWYNYEKGKAWLCEYYGSSNPNFTITFTAGALSGSIAAIVTLPFDVVKTRRQVEMGELHAMNLSTHVSSSTYNVMKRIVSENGLSGLFAGFMPRLIKVAPACAIMISTYEIGKAFFRRHNQEKQIVTTHT, encoded by the exons ATGACCTCTCCAAAAAGTTATCTAGAACCCACGGAGGCCATTACACCTTTCCAGCAGATGGTGGCGTCCTGCTCTGGGGCAATTATTACATCACTGTTCG TAACTCCTCTGGATGTTGTGAAGATAAGACTGCAAGCACAGAAGAATCCTTTTCCCAAAG GAAAATGTTTCGTGTACTGTAATGGCTTGATGGATCATTTATGTGTCTGTGAAAACGGAAATGGAAAGGCATGGTACAAAGcatccggccatttcagcggcacTGTG GATGCCTTCATTAAGATTATACGTCGGGAGGGAGTTAGATCTCTGTGGAGCGGCCTTCCTCCAACACT TGTGATGGCGGTGCCTGCAACCATGATCTATTTTACATGTTATGATCAGCTGTGTGCTGCTCTGAAGGTCAGGATGGAAGACAGATCAGACTTGGCGCCACTATTGGCTGGTGCTATCGCAAGAG TGGGCTCTGCCACAGTAATCAGCCCCCTGGAGCTGATCCGCACAAAGCTTCAGTCTGAGAAACAGTCATACCGGCAGCTGAGCGCTGTGATCTGGTCTTCAGTGCACAGCGAAGGCTGGCAGTCTTTGTGGAGGGGCTGGGGTCCCACACTGCTCCGAGACGTCCCCTTTTCAG CGATGTACTGGTATAACTATGAGAAGGGTAAAGCCTGGCTCTGTGAATACTACGGCTCTTCCAATCCAAACTTTACTATCACATTCACAGCTGGAGCACTGTCTGGATCG ATTGCAGCGATCGTCACTCTGCCGTTTGATGTGGTGAAAACGAGACGACAGGTGGAAATGGGTGAACTGCACGCAATGAATT TGTCCACGCACGTCTCATCCAGCACATATAATGTGATGAAAAGGATAGTATCAGAAAATGGTCTATCGGGACTATTTgcag GTTTTATGCCAAGGCTGATTAAAGTGGCACCAGCGTGTGCCATCATGATCAGCACATATGAGATTGGAAAAGCTTTCTTCCGCAGACACAACCAGGAGAAACAAATTGTGACCACACACACCTGA
- the LOC127658267 gene encoding protein DBF4 homolog A-like, with protein MKHESFTRCKDRDSKLEEQIGASSKSRNKATCDILQNKPFKGRIFYLDLPCNRRVQTLENDIKNLGGTVEKFFSKEIKYLVSSKPEARFAHRLLPDSPAPSPDSGVSSPHPSSRRDRHRESSQGPTDTAAVSRGKSLVERVVKEQERVQMNGILAHAVEWGVKVLHVDDVISYVDKKKAKIIAVNAANALVKETAKIHPTGKNTFQRYNGGRISRSFVKVEDSSRHYRPIYFPMPTMPVCNLRSPPPCSPFLVEEHGKGDQKKKPKEQRSGEERGTRGKKDRRRGHEGREKRKGGYCECCEVKFENLKAHLEGEQHLAFSKCEEYRVVDQVIAGLTCDLMNINSHSKSVKCSISTPLLHFGAMLAVKEDVGTRGSDGNQEIKGFLLWDSTSNQPLSEQTREKPPLVRKRSRDQCEVPWSNRDSLLDQSDIPEKSLSKRVTFELELDSKSAVQDVEARSSLSRDQQCASKTLECRTTQDQKTRTSHDVHPAQQFSERNVQSLTGRECCRTHCTQENQIENSAHCPWASTAPEPDMYIPSSSLQRKVRNVRPRRRKKETAMHIQSREESESLNSPSTAKPLKQCENFSTSVLELWQLFQSSDNMDEEFKGF; from the exons ATGAAACACGAATCTTTCACAAGGTGTAAGGACCGAG ATTCAAAATTGGAGGAACAGATTGGTGCATCATCCAAAAGTAGAAATAAAGCGACATGTGATATTCTTCAAAACAAACCCTTTAAAGGGAGAATCTTTTACTTGGATCTGCCATGCAATAGGAGGGTACAAACCTTggaaaatgacataaaaaatcTTGGTGGG ACAGTGGAGAAGTTCTTCAGTAAGGAGATCAAGTATCTTGTGTCTAGTAAGCCGGAAGCACGTTTTGCTCATCGTCTGCTTCCGGACTCCCCGGCACCTAGTCCGGATTCAGGTGTCAGTTCTCCCCATCCCAGCAGCAGGAGGGACAGGCACAGGGAAAGCTCTCAGGGACCCACAGACACG GCAGCTGTAAGTCGAGGTAAATCTCTTGTGGAGAGAGTAGTTAAGGAACAA GAACGTGTTCAGATGAATGGGATCTTGGCACATGCTGTGGAATGGGGGGTCAAAGTCCTGCATGTTGACG ATGTAATTTCGTATGTTGACAAGAAGAAAGCAAAAATCATTGCAGTAAATGCAGCTAATGCATTGGTCAAAGAAACT GCCAAAATTCACCCCACTGGGAAAAATACATTTCAGAGATATAATG gtggAAGAATTAGTCGATCATTTGTGAAAGTGGAAGACTCAAGCAg GCATTACCGTCCCATCTACTTCCCCATGCCCACCATGCCTGTGTGCAACCTCCGTTCTCCCCCACCCTGCAGTCCATTCTTGGTTGAGGAACATGGAAAAGGTGATCAAAAGAAGAAACCGAAAGAGCAAAG GTCTGGAGAAGAACGAGGGACTCGAGGAAAGAAAGACAGACGCAGAGGGCATGAAGGGAGGGAGAAGAGGAAAGGAGGATACTGTGAGTGCTGTGAGGTCAAATTTGAAAACCTCAAGGCG CACCTGGAGGGTGAGCAGCATCTGGCTTTCTCTAAGTGTGAGGAGTACAGAGTCGTGGATCAAGTCATTGCAGGACTCACCTGCGACCTCATGAACATCAACTCACATTCAAAAAG TGTGAAATGCAGCATATCCACCCCTCTCCTGCATTTTGGAGCCATGTTGGCGGTGAAGGAAGATGTGGGAACTAGGGGTAGTGATGGAAACCAGGAAATTAAGGGTTTTTTGCTTTGGGACTCTACATCAAATCAACCTCTGTCTGAACAGACCAGAGAAAAACCTCCTCTGGTTCGCAAGCGCAGCAGAGACCAATGTGAAGTTCCCTGGAGCAATAGGGACAGCTTGTTAGACCAATCTGACATTCCGGAGAAGTCCTTGTCCAAGCGTGTAACCTTTGAGTTGGAATTAGACTCAAAATCTGCTGTACAGGATGTTGAAGCTAGATCTTCACTCAGCAGAGATCAACAATGTGCCTCTAAAACTCTTGAATGCAGGACCACTCAAGACCAAAAGACCAGGACAAGCCATGATGTACACCCAGCTCAACAATTCAGTGAGAGAAACGTACAATCCTTAACTGGAAGGGAATGCTGTAGGACACATTGCACGCAGGAAAATCAAATTGAAAATTCAGCTCATTGTCCTTGGGCCAGTACAGCGCCTGAACCAGACATGTACATTCCCTCTAGTTCACTGCAACGGAAGGTTCGTAACGTCAGAcccagaagaagaaagaaagagactGCTATGCACATCCAAAGCCGTGAAGAGAGTGAATCATTGAACTCTCCTTCAACCGCTAAACCTCTAAAGCAATGTGAGAACTTTTCAACATCTGTTCTGGAACTGTGGCAATTATTCCAGTCCAGTGACAACATGGATGAAGAGTTTAAGGGTTTCTGA